The following coding sequences are from one Streptomyces sp. V3I7 window:
- a CDS encoding alpha/beta hydrolase — protein sequence MPDDAAAARAAAEEESAFAHPPVEPEATAAYGDHPDQVVDFYAPRGVETPAPLVVVLHGGAWRAPYDRRHITPFAGHLARRGFAVANVEYRRGGVLPAQGGDGPVAGRWPDTFDDVAAALDALPGLARAALPQADPRRTVLTGHSAGGHLALWAAARHILPADAPWRTARPAALRGVVALAPIADFAVAQKLEVCGNAAVQLLGGYDKFEDRRPYADPSLLLPTGIATTVVQGRTDLVVPQAVAEAYAQAAEKAGEMVGLTLLADVGHFPLIDPAADACAVAAEEIAQLAW from the coding sequence ATGCCGGACGACGCCGCAGCCGCCCGTGCCGCCGCCGAGGAGGAGTCGGCGTTCGCGCACCCGCCCGTCGAACCCGAGGCCACCGCCGCGTACGGCGACCACCCCGACCAGGTGGTCGACTTCTACGCGCCGCGGGGCGTAGAGACCCCGGCGCCGCTGGTCGTGGTCCTGCACGGCGGCGCCTGGCGGGCTCCGTACGACCGGCGGCACATCACGCCGTTCGCCGGTCACCTGGCCCGCCGGGGGTTCGCCGTCGCCAACGTCGAGTACCGGCGCGGCGGCGTGCTCCCGGCGCAGGGCGGCGACGGGCCGGTGGCGGGCCGCTGGCCGGACACCTTCGACGACGTCGCGGCCGCGCTCGACGCACTGCCCGGCCTGGCTCGCGCGGCGCTCCCGCAGGCCGACCCGCGGCGCACGGTGCTCACCGGGCACTCGGCGGGCGGGCACCTGGCGCTGTGGGCGGCGGCCCGCCACATCCTGCCCGCCGACGCCCCCTGGCGCACCGCCCGGCCCGCCGCGCTGCGCGGGGTGGTCGCGCTCGCCCCGATCGCGGACTTCGCGGTCGCTCAGAAGCTGGAGGTGTGCGGGAACGCGGCCGTGCAACTCCTCGGCGGTTACGACAAGTTCGAGGACCGCCGCCCCTACGCCGATCCCTCCCTCCTCCTGCCCACCGGCATCGCCACCACCGTCGTACAGGGACGTACGGACCTGGTCGTCCCGCAGGCGGTCGCCGAGGCGTACGCGCAGGCGGCGGAGAAGGCGGGCGAGATGGTCGGGCTCACGCTCCTGGCGGACGTCGGTCACTTCCCGTTGATCGACCCGGCGGCGGACGCGTGCGCGGTGGCGGCGGAGGAGATCGCGCAGCTGGCCTGGTGA
- a CDS encoding cytochrome P450 yields MAAAADLAFDPWDPDFLADPYPAYAELRARGRVLHYAPTGQWLVPHHADVAALLRDRRLGRTYQHRFTHEEFGRTAPPPEHEPFHVLNDHGMLDLEPPDHTRIRRLVSKAFTPRTVERLKPYVHALADDLVAALVEAGGGDLLTDVAEPLPVAVIAQMLGIPESDRPRLRPWSADICGMYELNPSEETAAQAVRASVEFSEYLKELIAARRSEPGDDLISGLIAAYDEGERLTEQEMISTAVLLLNAGHEATVNATVNGWWALFRNPGQLAALRADHSLIPSAVEELMRYDTPLQLFERWVLDDIEIDGTVIPRGAEIAMLFGSANHDPAVFTDPARLDLAREDNPHISFSAGIHYCIGAPLARIELAASMGALLDKAPTLTLAAEPERKPNFVIRGLDGLSVEVG; encoded by the coding sequence ATGGCAGCTGCTGCGGACCTCGCCTTCGATCCCTGGGACCCGGACTTCCTCGCCGATCCGTACCCGGCCTACGCCGAGCTGCGGGCGCGGGGGCGGGTGCTCCACTACGCGCCGACCGGGCAGTGGCTGGTCCCGCACCACGCGGACGTGGCCGCGCTGCTGCGCGACCGGCGGCTCGGGCGGACGTACCAACACCGGTTCACGCACGAGGAGTTCGGCCGCACCGCGCCCCCGCCCGAGCACGAGCCGTTCCATGTCCTCAACGACCACGGGATGCTCGATCTGGAGCCGCCGGACCACACCCGCATCCGGCGCCTGGTGTCGAAGGCGTTCACGCCGCGCACGGTGGAGCGGTTGAAGCCGTACGTCCACGCGCTGGCGGACGACCTGGTGGCGGCGCTGGTGGAGGCGGGCGGCGGCGATCTGCTGACGGACGTGGCCGAGCCGCTGCCGGTCGCCGTGATCGCGCAGATGCTGGGCATCCCGGAGTCGGACCGCCCTCGACTCCGGCCGTGGTCGGCGGACATCTGCGGGATGTACGAGCTGAACCCGTCCGAGGAGACGGCGGCGCAGGCGGTGCGGGCGTCGGTCGAGTTCTCGGAGTACCTCAAGGAGCTCATCGCCGCCCGCCGCAGCGAGCCGGGCGACGACCTGATCTCCGGTCTCATCGCGGCGTACGACGAGGGCGAGCGGCTGACCGAGCAGGAGATGATCTCGACCGCCGTGCTGCTGCTGAACGCCGGCCACGAGGCCACCGTCAACGCCACGGTCAACGGCTGGTGGGCGCTGTTCCGCAACCCCGGCCAGCTCGCCGCCCTCCGTGCGGACCACTCCCTGATCCCGTCCGCCGTCGAGGAGTTGATGCGCTACGACACCCCGCTCCAGCTCTTCGAGCGCTGGGTCCTGGACGACATCGAGATCGACGGCACCGTCATCCCGCGGGGCGCGGAGATCGCCATGCTCTTCGGTTCAGCCAACCACGATCCGGCCGTGTTCACCGACCCGGCCCGTCTGGACCTGGCCCGCGAGGACAACCCCCACATCTCCTTCAGTGCCGGTATCCACTACTGCATCGGCGCCCCGCTGGCCCGTATCGAACTGGCCGCCTCCATGGGCGCGTTGCTCGACAAGGCTCCGACCCTCACCTTGGCGGCGGAGCCGGAGCGCAAGCCGAACTTCGTGATCCGGGGGCTCGACGGGCTGAGCGTGGAAGTGGGCTGA
- a CDS encoding ABC transporter permease — protein MTALAAPAEGIRHSRQLAGTGVLVRFALRRDRVMIPVWVAVNLLMVLSMPNTLNSLYGTAAQRADLLNQLDSNASLRALTGPVFDTSIGALTAWRVGVYAGALAAVMSLLVVVRHTRDEEESGRQEVVASGMVGRRASLTAALLTAAVANAVLALLVMAGLAGWGAAGALSFGLGLAGVGMVFATMAAIVAQLTESARLARGLTAAVLGAAFVLRAAGDSTTAEGSSVLTWLSPLGWLENQRSFAAERWWVLLLFVAAVLLQATVAYELAGRRDVGMSFLPTLPGPATGRLGSAGALAWRLQRGAVLGWSVGFFLAGVVYGGLTDGAAELVKDNDKARQIFERMGGQSALADMFLASMVGMMGLIASLYVVASVLRPHGEETAGRAEPVLACAVGRLRWAAGHLVIAFGGAALIMLLAALGFVAGYGKEVGPLLTACLVQLPAIWVIGGVAVLLYGVLPRAAAAAWAVAVAVLLIGWVGPALDAPQLVLDLSPFAHLPKLPGGAMEWRPVLILLGLAVALVGAGLTGLRRRDLTT, from the coding sequence ATGACCGCCCTCGCCGCCCCCGCGGAAGGCATCCGCCACTCCCGCCAACTGGCCGGCACCGGCGTCCTGGTGCGGTTCGCGCTGCGCCGCGACCGGGTGATGATCCCCGTCTGGGTCGCGGTGAACCTGCTCATGGTCCTCTCCATGCCGAACACGCTGAACAGCCTGTACGGCACGGCTGCCCAACGCGCCGATCTCCTCAATCAGTTGGACTCCAACGCCTCCCTGCGCGCCCTCACCGGGCCCGTCTTCGACACCTCGATCGGCGCGCTGACTGCCTGGCGCGTCGGCGTGTACGCCGGGGCGCTCGCGGCGGTGATGAGCCTCCTCGTCGTCGTACGGCACACCCGGGACGAGGAGGAGAGCGGCCGCCAGGAGGTGGTGGCGTCGGGGATGGTGGGCCGCAGGGCCTCCCTGACGGCGGCCCTGCTGACCGCGGCGGTCGCGAACGCGGTCCTGGCGCTGCTGGTCATGGCCGGACTGGCCGGATGGGGCGCCGCCGGAGCGCTGTCCTTCGGGCTCGGGCTCGCGGGCGTCGGCATGGTCTTCGCCACGATGGCGGCGATCGTCGCCCAGCTGACCGAGAGCGCCCGCCTGGCCCGGGGCCTGACGGCGGCGGTCCTCGGCGCCGCCTTCGTCCTGCGCGCGGCGGGCGACTCCACCACAGCCGAGGGCTCGTCCGTCCTGACCTGGCTGTCGCCGCTGGGCTGGCTGGAGAACCAGCGCTCCTTCGCGGCCGAACGCTGGTGGGTGCTGCTGCTGTTCGTGGCGGCGGTGCTGCTCCAGGCGACGGTGGCGTACGAACTAGCGGGCCGCCGCGACGTGGGCATGAGCTTCCTGCCCACCCTGCCCGGACCGGCCACCGGCCGCCTCGGCTCGGCGGGCGCGCTGGCCTGGCGGCTGCAGCGGGGCGCCGTCCTCGGCTGGTCGGTGGGCTTCTTCCTCGCCGGTGTCGTCTACGGCGGGCTGACGGACGGCGCGGCCGAGCTGGTCAAGGACAACGACAAGGCGCGGCAGATCTTCGAGCGGATGGGCGGCCAGAGCGCCCTCGCGGACATGTTCCTCGCCTCGATGGTCGGCATGATGGGTCTGATCGCGAGCCTGTACGTCGTCGCGTCGGTCCTGCGCCCGCACGGCGAGGAGACCGCGGGCCGCGCCGAACCGGTGCTGGCCTGTGCGGTGGGACGCCTGCGCTGGGCGGCCGGCCACCTGGTCATCGCCTTCGGCGGCGCCGCCCTGATCATGCTCCTGGCGGCACTCGGCTTCGTCGCCGGCTACGGCAAGGAGGTCGGCCCCCTCCTGACCGCCTGCCTCGTCCAGCTCCCCGCGATCTGGGTGATCGGTGGGGTGGCGGTCCTGCTGTACGGCGTGCTCCCGCGAGCGGCGGCGGCAGCCTGGGCCGTGGCCGTGGCGGTCCTCCTGATCGGCTGGGTGGGCCCGGCCCTCGACGCTCCCCAACTCGTCCTGGACCTCTCCCCCTTCGCCCACCTCCCGAAGCTGCCGGGCGGCGCGATGGAGTGGCGCCCGGTGCTGATCCTGCTGGGACTGGCGGTGGCACTGGTGGGCGCGGGACTGACGGGGCTGCGGCGGCGGGACCTCACCACCTGA
- a CDS encoding ABC transporter ATP-binding protein, with protein sequence MTKAISASGLHKSFGRTHALDGLDLDVDAGEVHGFLGPNGAGKSTTIRVLLGLLRADLGAAQVLGRDPWADAVEVHRRIAYVPGDVTLWRNLSGGEVIDLYGRLRGGLDQRRRAELIERFELDPTKKGRTYSKGNRQKVALVAAFAADVDLLILDEPTSGLDPLLEEVFQACVREEKDRGRTVLLSSHILSEVEELCDRVSIIRKGHTVETGSLAELRHLTRTSVTAELAGPPDGLADLPGVHGLDVRGHRVSLQVDTDKLDAVLRELTETGLRSLTSTPPTLEELFLRHYEDDRTDRADHAEFSEAGR encoded by the coding sequence ATGACGAAGGCAATCAGCGCCTCGGGACTGCACAAGTCCTTCGGCCGCACCCATGCCCTGGACGGCCTCGACCTGGACGTCGACGCCGGTGAGGTGCACGGCTTCCTCGGTCCCAACGGCGCCGGCAAGTCCACCACCATCCGGGTCCTGCTCGGCCTGCTGCGCGCCGACCTGGGCGCCGCGCAGGTGCTGGGCCGCGACCCCTGGGCCGACGCCGTGGAGGTGCACCGCCGGATCGCCTACGTCCCCGGCGACGTGACCCTGTGGCGCAACCTCTCCGGCGGCGAGGTCATCGACCTGTACGGGCGGCTGCGCGGAGGCCTCGACCAGCGGCGGCGGGCCGAGCTGATCGAGCGCTTCGAGCTGGACCCGACCAAGAAGGGCCGCACCTACTCCAAGGGCAACCGCCAGAAGGTCGCCCTGGTCGCCGCCTTCGCCGCGGACGTCGACCTGCTGATCCTGGACGAGCCGACCTCGGGCCTGGACCCGCTGTTGGAGGAGGTCTTCCAGGCCTGCGTGCGCGAGGAGAAGGACCGGGGGCGGACGGTCCTGCTGTCCTCCCACATCCTCAGCGAGGTCGAGGAGCTGTGCGACCGGGTGAGCATCATCCGCAAGGGCCACACCGTGGAGACCGGTTCGCTGGCCGAGCTGCGCCATCTCACCCGCACCAGCGTGACGGCCGAACTCGCGGGCCCGCCCGACGGACTGGCGGACCTCCCCGGCGTCCACGGCCTCGACGTACGCGGCCACCGGGTCAGCCTCCAGGTCGACACCGACAAACTCGACGCCGTCCTCAGGGAGTTGACCGAGACCGGGCTGCGCTCACTGACCTCGACCCCGCCCACGCTGGAGGAGCTTTTCCTGCGGCATTACGAAGACGACAGGACGGACAGGGCCGACCACGCCGAGTTCAGCGAGGCGGGCCGATGA
- a CDS encoding GbsR/MarR family transcriptional regulator: MSETAGAERDTGAVSKFVESFAAQLVEAGMQRMPARIFAALLSSDEGAMTSAELGEQLQVSPAAVSGAVRYLAQQHMVAREREPGSRRERYRVHSDQWYEALTNREAVLKRWEHALRDGVTSLGADTPAGRRMAETLAFFEFVDGEIAAMMERWRVHRDKTFGRD; encoded by the coding sequence ATGAGCGAAACAGCCGGGGCCGAGCGGGACACGGGAGCGGTGTCGAAGTTCGTCGAGTCCTTCGCGGCCCAGCTCGTCGAGGCCGGGATGCAGCGGATGCCCGCGCGCATCTTCGCCGCGCTGCTCTCCTCCGACGAGGGTGCGATGACCTCCGCCGAGCTGGGCGAGCAGCTCCAGGTCAGCCCCGCCGCCGTCTCCGGCGCGGTGCGCTACCTGGCGCAGCAGCACATGGTGGCCCGCGAGCGCGAGCCCGGCTCACGCCGCGAGCGCTACCGGGTGCACAGCGACCAGTGGTACGAGGCGCTGACCAACCGCGAGGCCGTCCTCAAGCGCTGGGAGCACGCCCTGCGCGACGGCGTCACCAGCCTCGGCGCCGACACCCCCGCGGGCCGCCGCATGGCCGAGACGCTCGCGTTCTTCGAGTTCGTCGACGGGGAGATCGCGGCCATGATGGAGCGCTGGCGAGTTCACCGGGACAAGACCTTCGGCCGCGACTGA
- a CDS encoding diacylglycerol kinase family protein, giving the protein MATFATSDQLLVVIDPVARHTDGESVRIAKDVLSAGAATKVCLPEDPEEFARALARRGSRRPVVVGDDRALIRAVSLLHRRRELAGCALSVVPVGGAQALAATLGVPTGTVAAARAVLDGVERRLDLLVDDSDGVVLGALRIPPLRPARQPEPVPPDAGVPWLRMTYVSLRRTLGLGAPACDPGPARLRVEIDGSTLVDLDQPVQGLAMTPGRGGLAEVEVWPVSVGAQAAPLRAVGRTVTVTGTDFRYRADAAVAGPVRRRTWRVAEGAWGLTVPSS; this is encoded by the coding sequence GTGGCGACTTTCGCGACGTCCGATCAGCTCCTGGTGGTCATCGATCCGGTCGCCCGGCACACGGACGGAGAGTCCGTGCGGATCGCGAAAGACGTGCTCAGCGCGGGTGCGGCCACGAAGGTGTGCCTGCCCGAGGACCCGGAGGAGTTCGCCCGCGCGCTGGCGCGCCGCGGGTCGCGGCGGCCGGTGGTGGTGGGCGACGACCGTGCCCTGATCCGGGCGGTGTCCCTGCTGCACCGGCGGCGGGAGCTGGCCGGCTGCGCGCTGTCGGTGGTGCCGGTGGGCGGCGCGCAGGCCCTCGCGGCGACCCTGGGCGTGCCGACAGGGACGGTCGCGGCGGCGCGGGCGGTGCTGGACGGCGTCGAGCGCCGGCTGGACCTGCTGGTCGACGACAGCGACGGGGTGGTGCTGGGCGCCCTGCGGATCCCGCCGCTGCGCCCGGCCCGGCAGCCGGAACCGGTCCCGCCGGACGCGGGCGTCCCGTGGCTGCGCATGACGTACGTCTCCCTGCGGCGCACCCTGGGCCTGGGCGCACCCGCGTGCGACCCCGGCCCCGCGCGGCTGCGCGTGGAGATCGACGGGTCGACCCTCGTCGATCTGGACCAGCCGGTGCAGGGCCTCGCGATGACCCCCGGCCGCGGCGGCCTGGCGGAGGTCGAGGTCTGGCCCGTCTCGGTCGGTGCCCAGGCCGCCCCGCTGCGCGCCGTCGGCCGCACGGTGACGGTCACCGGCACGGACTTCCGCTACCGCGCGGACGCGGCGGTCGCGGGCCCGGTACGCAGACGGACGTGGCGGGTGGCGGAGGGGGCTTGGGGGCTCACGGTGCCGTCATCGTGA
- a CDS encoding adenylosuccinate synthase: MPALVLLGAQWGDEGKGKATDLLGGSVDYVVRYQGGNNAGHTVVVGDQKYALHLLPSGILSPGCTPVIGNGVVVDPSVLLSELSGLNERGVDTSKLLISGNAHVITPYNVTVDKVTERFLGKRKIGTTGRGIGPTYADKINRVGIRVQDLYDESILHQKVEAALDVKNQVLTKLYNRRAIAADQVVEELLGYAEQIKPYVADTVLLLNQALEDDKVVLFEGGQGTLLDIDHGTYPFVTSSNPTAGGACTGAGVGPTKISRVIGILKAYTTRVGAGPFPTELFDEDGEALRRIGGERGVTTGRDRRCGWFDAVIARYATRVNGLTDFFLTKLDVLTGWEEIPVCVAYEIDGKRVEELPYSQTDFHHAKPIYETLPGWSEDITKAKTFADLPKNAQNYVKALEEMSGAPISAIGVGPGRDETIEINSFL, translated from the coding sequence GTGCCCGCACTTGTGCTGCTCGGTGCTCAGTGGGGTGACGAAGGCAAGGGAAAGGCGACGGACCTGCTCGGTGGTTCCGTCGACTATGTAGTGCGCTATCAGGGTGGCAACAACGCCGGCCACACGGTGGTCGTCGGTGACCAGAAGTACGCACTGCACCTGCTCCCTTCCGGAATCCTGTCACCTGGATGTACGCCGGTCATCGGCAACGGTGTCGTCGTCGACCCGTCGGTCCTGCTCTCCGAGCTGAGCGGTCTGAACGAGCGTGGCGTCGACACCTCGAAACTCCTCATCAGCGGTAACGCGCACGTCATCACGCCGTACAACGTCACCGTCGACAAGGTGACGGAACGCTTCCTCGGAAAGCGCAAGATCGGCACCACCGGCCGCGGCATCGGCCCGACGTACGCGGACAAGATCAACCGCGTCGGCATCCGCGTGCAGGACCTCTACGACGAGTCGATCCTCCACCAGAAGGTGGAGGCCGCCCTCGACGTCAAGAACCAGGTCCTCACCAAGCTCTACAACCGGCGCGCCATCGCCGCCGACCAGGTGGTCGAGGAGCTGCTGGGCTACGCCGAGCAGATCAAGCCGTACGTCGCCGACACGGTGCTGCTCCTCAACCAGGCCCTGGAGGACGACAAGGTCGTGCTCTTCGAGGGCGGCCAGGGCACGCTGCTGGACATCGACCACGGCACGTACCCCTTCGTCACTTCCTCCAACCCGACCGCCGGTGGCGCCTGCACCGGCGCCGGCGTCGGCCCGACGAAGATCAGCCGGGTCATCGGCATCCTGAAGGCGTACACCACCCGCGTCGGCGCCGGTCCGTTCCCGACGGAGCTGTTCGACGAGGACGGCGAGGCGCTGCGCCGGATCGGCGGCGAGCGCGGTGTGACCACCGGCCGTGACCGCCGCTGCGGCTGGTTCGACGCGGTCATCGCCCGCTACGCCACCCGCGTCAACGGTCTGACCGACTTCTTCCTCACCAAGCTGGACGTGCTCACCGGCTGGGAGGAGATCCCGGTCTGCGTCGCGTACGAGATCGACGGCAAGCGCGTCGAGGAGCTCCCGTACTCCCAGACCGACTTCCACCACGCGAAGCCGATCTACGAGACGCTGCCCGGCTGGTCGGAGGACATCACGAAGGCCAAGACCTTCGCCGACCTGCCGAAGAACGCCCAGAACTACGTCAAGGCGCTGGAGGAGATGTCCGGCGCCCCGATCTCCGCGATCGGCGTGGGCCCGGGCCGGGACGAGACCATCGAGATCAACTCGTTCCTGTAG
- a CDS encoding DUF3303 family protein codes for MRVMFKATLDTEKANEVVREDQMAELMKEIVDRIKPEAAYFGPLGGRRTVLMVVEMRDSSELPPLVEPFFTQLNAEIEVVPVMNADDLQKGLSRISRLP; via the coding sequence ATGCGCGTGATGTTCAAGGCGACGCTGGACACGGAGAAGGCCAACGAAGTCGTCCGCGAGGACCAGATGGCGGAGTTGATGAAGGAGATCGTCGACCGCATCAAGCCCGAGGCGGCCTACTTCGGGCCCCTCGGAGGCCGGCGGACGGTGCTGATGGTCGTGGAGATGCGGGACAGCTCGGAGCTGCCCCCCTTGGTCGAACCGTTCTTCACCCAGCTGAACGCCGAGATCGAGGTCGTCCCGGTGATGAACGCGGACGACCTGCAGAAGGGGCTCTCCCGCATCTCCCGCCTGCCCTGA
- a CDS encoding GntR family transcriptional regulator — protein sequence MPGNGAVTRSTLRQQIADALRDEVLAGRLQPGCAFTVKEIADQYGVSATPVREALVDLSAQGILEADQHRGFRVPEYTLADYRAMIEARRLVTDGMFQALAAAHEAFREADNPRTVALLATVRRRGEEAQRAAAAGDLTVLIGYDLRFWRELSCLFGNPYLADFLHRLRLRSWVCAVHHLRRLPDLRGRLWAGHTELVDALSRRDVAAAHAIVTAANEHALCLMESLAGP from the coding sequence ATGCCGGGCAACGGCGCCGTGACCCGCAGTACCCTCCGCCAGCAGATCGCGGACGCGCTTCGCGACGAGGTGCTGGCCGGGCGGCTCCAGCCGGGGTGCGCGTTCACCGTGAAGGAGATCGCGGACCAGTACGGCGTCTCGGCGACCCCGGTCCGCGAGGCCCTGGTCGACCTGTCCGCGCAGGGCATCCTGGAGGCCGACCAGCACCGCGGCTTCCGGGTCCCGGAGTACACGCTCGCCGACTACCGCGCCATGATCGAGGCCCGCCGCCTGGTCACCGACGGCATGTTCCAGGCCCTCGCCGCCGCGCACGAGGCCTTCCGCGAGGCCGACAACCCCCGCACCGTCGCGCTCCTCGCCACGGTCCGGCGGCGCGGCGAGGAGGCGCAGCGCGCGGCGGCGGCCGGCGACCTCACCGTTCTGATCGGCTACGACCTGCGCTTCTGGCGCGAGTTGAGCTGTCTGTTCGGCAATCCCTACCTCGCCGACTTCCTGCACCGGCTGCGGCTGCGGTCCTGGGTGTGCGCGGTGCATCATCTGCGGCGCCTGCCGGACCTGCGCGGACGGCTGTGGGCGGGGCACACCGAGTTGGTCGACGCCCTCTCCCGCCGCGACGTCGCCGCCGCCCACGCGATCGTCACCGCGGCCAACGAGCACGCCCTCTGCCTGATGGAGTCCCTCGCCGGTCCGTGA
- a CDS encoding aspartate aminotransferase family protein, translating to MTPQPHPEAGAAVKAADRAHVFHSWSAQELIDPLAVAGAEGSYFWDYDGKRYLDFTSGLVFTNIGYQHPKVVAAIQEQAASMTTFAPAFAVEARSEAARLIAERTPGDLDKIFFTNGGADAVEHAVRMARLHTGRPKVLSAYRSYHGGTQQAVNLTGDPRRWASDSGTAGAVHFWAPFLYRSRFYAETEEQECARALEHLETTIAFEGPGTIAAIILESIPGTAGIMLPPPGYLAGVREICDKYGIVFVLDEVMAGFGRTGEWFAADLAGVVPDLMTFAKGVNSGYVPLGGVAISGAIAETFARRPYPGGLTYSGHPLACAAAVATINVMAEEGIVENAAKLGESVVEPGLRALAERHPSVGEVRGVGMFWALELVRNRETREPLVPYNAAGEANAPMAAFAAAARQRGLWPFVNMNRTHVVPPLNVTEAELEEGFAALDAALTVADEYTE from the coding sequence ATGACTCCACAGCCCCATCCCGAAGCCGGCGCCGCGGTGAAGGCCGCGGACCGTGCCCACGTGTTCCACTCCTGGTCCGCGCAGGAGCTCATCGACCCGCTCGCCGTCGCGGGCGCCGAAGGGTCGTACTTCTGGGACTACGACGGAAAGCGCTACCTGGACTTCACCAGCGGGCTCGTCTTCACCAACATCGGCTATCAGCACCCGAAGGTCGTCGCGGCGATCCAGGAGCAGGCCGCGTCGATGACGACCTTCGCGCCCGCGTTCGCCGTCGAGGCGCGCTCGGAGGCGGCCCGGCTGATCGCCGAGCGGACGCCCGGCGACCTCGACAAGATCTTCTTCACCAACGGCGGCGCGGACGCCGTCGAGCACGCCGTGCGCATGGCGCGGCTGCACACCGGGCGCCCCAAGGTGCTCTCGGCGTACCGCTCGTACCACGGCGGCACCCAGCAGGCGGTGAACCTCACCGGCGACCCGCGCCGCTGGGCCTCCGACAGCGGCACGGCCGGTGCCGTGCACTTCTGGGCGCCGTTCCTCTACCGCTCGCGCTTCTACGCCGAGACCGAGGAGCAGGAGTGCGCGCGGGCGCTGGAGCACCTGGAGACGACGATCGCCTTCGAGGGGCCCGGCACCATCGCCGCGATCATCCTGGAGTCCATCCCGGGCACCGCCGGGATCATGCTTCCGCCGCCCGGCTATCTGGCCGGTGTGCGCGAGATCTGCGACAAGTACGGGATCGTCTTCGTCCTGGACGAGGTCATGGCCGGGTTCGGCCGGACCGGTGAGTGGTTCGCGGCCGACCTGGCCGGGGTCGTGCCCGACCTGATGACCTTCGCCAAGGGCGTGAACTCGGGCTACGTGCCGCTCGGCGGTGTCGCCATCTCGGGCGCGATCGCGGAGACCTTCGCCCGGCGCCCGTACCCCGGCGGACTGACGTACTCCGGGCACCCGCTGGCCTGCGCCGCCGCCGTCGCCACGATCAACGTGATGGCGGAGGAGGGCATCGTCGAGAACGCGGCCAAGCTGGGCGAGTCCGTCGTGGAGCCGGGGCTGCGCGCGCTGGCCGAGCGGCACCCGAGCGTCGGCGAGGTGCGCGGCGTGGGCATGTTCTGGGCGCTGGAGCTGGTGCGGAACCGGGAGACCCGCGAGCCCCTGGTGCCGTACAACGCGGCCGGCGAGGCGAACGCCCCGATGGCCGCTTTCGCGGCGGCCGCCAGGCAGCGGGGCCTGTGGCCGTTCGTGAACATGAACCGGACCCATGTGGTGCCCCCGCTCAACGTCACCGAGGCCGAGCTGGAAGAGGGCTTCGCGGCCCTGGACGCTGCGCTGACCGTGGCGGACGAGTACACGGAGTAG
- a CDS encoding SLATT domain-containing protein, protein MGQPEMQPEGPAQDGRGEDTAGLRPGDLTGRAFPLGDWGEPAERLDELYRWVERGALETASWYLTDRLWKRRGARALRVGTAAGAVSGAALPLLDLTGAIGGSAPWGYLALLLAVACLAVDRFFGLTSGWIRDVATAQAVQRRLQVLQFDWASESVREILGPAEGTASEAADRCLGLLRRFSEDVTELVRTETADWMVEFRTGSAPLGIQSGVASGPRPDTASPFGRFPMPPGGTANARPNMPRQRPPEPR, encoded by the coding sequence GTGGGTCAGCCGGAGATGCAGCCCGAGGGTCCGGCGCAGGACGGGCGGGGCGAGGATACGGCCGGGCTGCGGCCGGGGGACCTGACGGGGCGGGCGTTCCCGCTCGGGGACTGGGGCGAGCCGGCCGAGCGGCTCGACGAGCTGTACCGGTGGGTGGAGCGGGGGGCGCTCGAGACGGCGTCCTGGTATCTCACGGACCGGCTGTGGAAGCGGCGCGGGGCACGTGCGCTGCGGGTGGGCACGGCGGCCGGGGCGGTGTCCGGGGCCGCGCTGCCCCTGCTGGACCTGACCGGGGCGATCGGCGGCAGCGCGCCCTGGGGATATCTCGCGCTGCTGCTCGCGGTGGCCTGCCTGGCCGTCGACCGGTTCTTCGGCCTGACCTCGGGATGGATAAGGGACGTCGCGACCGCGCAGGCGGTGCAGCGCCGGCTCCAGGTGCTCCAGTTCGACTGGGCGTCGGAGAGCGTCCGGGAGATCCTCGGCCCGGCGGAGGGCACGGCGAGCGAGGCCGCGGACCGGTGCCTGGGGTTGCTGCGGCGCTTCTCGGAGGACGTGACGGAGCTGGTGCGCACCGAGACGGCGGACTGGATGGTGGAGTTCCGCACCGGCTCGGCTCCCCTCGGCATCCAGAGCGGGGTGGCGTCCGGCCCCCGGCCGGACACCGCGAGCCCCTTCGGGCGGTTCCCGATGCCCCCGGGCGGCACGGCGAACGCCCGCCCGAACATGCCGCGCCAGCGCCCCCCGGAGCCGCGGTAG